The Cucumis melo cultivar AY chromosome 6, USDA_Cmelo_AY_1.0, whole genome shotgun sequence genome includes a region encoding these proteins:
- the LOC127149665 gene encoding MLP-like protein 28 yields the protein MAQICSISEEVKLKACGQKFYHFFLTKMDVLNQMFPQNINSTYEFVEGNSFTHGTVIHWKYDFGDGLEESKVRLGVDEPNKSITMECLEGDVLKEFEIFKVKVQVKDSDVVGVNSVVWCVEFVKANEDVAPPHNHLKCGIKVCKDLDAYLCNN from the exons ATGGCTCAGATTTGTAGCATCTCGGAGGAGGTGAAGCTCAAGGCTTGTGGCCAAAAGTTCTATCACTTCTTTTTGACCAAAATGGATGTTTTAAATCAGATGTTTCCTCAAAATATCAACAGCACCTATGAGTTTGTGGAGGGAAATAGTTTCACTCATGGAACTGTCATCCACTGGAAATATGATTTTG GAGATGGCCTCGAAGAATCCAAGGTAAGACTAGGTGTGGATGAGCCAAACAAATCAATAACTATGGAATGTCTTGAAGGAGATGtactcaaagaatttgaaatattcaaagtGAAAGTTCAAGTTAAGGACAGTGATGTTGTTGGTGTGAACTCAGTTGTATGGTGTGTTGAGTTTGTGAAGGCAAACGAAGATGTGGCTCCACCACATAACCATCTTAAATGTGGAATTAAAGTATGCAAAGACCTTGATGCTTACCTTTGTAACAACTAA